One Candidatus Nitrosotenuis cloacae DNA segment encodes these proteins:
- the sucD gene encoding succinate--CoA ligase subunit alpha, translated as MADIYDILRGKKDSNGNYERVPVIVQGITGTFGSLHAKSMMDYGTNIAAGVTPGKGGQKFEDKVPIYNTVKEAVDATGSRISIVFVPAKFFLSAAKEALDAGIKLLVAIPEHVPIRDTMQVLEMAQQKDAVIIGPNTPGIMIPGLIKIGIMPASPFKPGNIAVLSKSGTLLYEISNTLTKAGFGQSITVGIGGDPVNGTRLIDAFDMVKDDPNLEGMVVVGEIGGDSEEILAQHIMDTNFKKPIVAYIAGRRAPKEKRMGHAGAIVMGNYGSADSKISMFNKANIPVAKRPNEVAMLLAGKLEKSKD; from the coding sequence GTGGCTGACATTTACGATATTCTACGTGGAAAGAAGGACTCTAATGGAAACTATGAGCGAGTGCCAGTAATAGTGCAGGGAATAACAGGTACGTTCGGATCACTGCACGCAAAATCAATGATGGATTACGGCACAAACATCGCAGCTGGAGTAACACCTGGCAAGGGAGGACAAAAATTTGAGGACAAGGTGCCAATCTACAACACGGTAAAGGAGGCAGTTGACGCCACCGGTTCTAGGATATCAATAGTGTTCGTTCCAGCCAAGTTCTTTTTGAGTGCCGCAAAGGAGGCACTTGATGCAGGAATCAAGCTGCTAGTGGCAATCCCAGAACACGTGCCGATAAGGGACACAATGCAGGTACTTGAGATGGCGCAGCAAAAAGATGCAGTCATAATCGGCCCAAACACTCCGGGAATCATGATTCCAGGTCTCATCAAAATAGGAATCATGCCGGCAAGCCCGTTTAAGCCAGGCAACATCGCAGTGTTGTCAAAAAGTGGTACATTACTATACGAAATATCAAACACTCTGACAAAGGCAGGGTTTGGACAGTCCATCACGGTGGGAATCGGTGGAGACCCGGTGAACGGAACCAGACTCATAGACGCATTTGACATGGTAAAGGACGATCCTAACTTGGAGGGCATGGTAGTAGTAGGCGAGATAGGTGGAGACTCTGAGGAGATCCTAGCGCAGCACATCATGGATACCAATTTCAAAAAGCCGATTGTCGCATACATTGCAGGTCGCAGGGCCCCAAAGGAAAAGCGAATGGGACACGCGGGGGCAATAGTAATGGGCAATTACGGCTCTGCGGACTCGAAGATTTCAATGTTCAACAAGGCCAACATCCCAGTTGCCAAAAGGCCAAACGAGGTAGCAATGCTGCTTGCAGGTAAACTGGAAAAATCCAAAGACTAA
- a CDS encoding succinate--CoA ligase subunit beta, with protein sequence MRLLEYQAKELFAQFGIKTPKGISSKDIAQARIHAKELGFPFVIKAQVPVGGRGKAGGIQKCHNQDEFEIKYPQILDMSIKGEKTRAILLEKMAEYEKELYLSLFLNRSKRCYTIIASGEGGVEIESVKNQVIREVGLGNVDAKVAEEVAKQIGLEGKSIPDFVDMLQRLSKLTIEKEAELAEINPVALLKDGSLIALDGKVTTDDNSNFRHPEMEKYQEKTELEERAEKSGFSLVELEGNIAVVGNGAGLVMSTLDMLADNGGKPACFLDVGGGATTESVYEALTLISKMKKVKAILVNLYGGIVKTTTVASAFIKAYDDKLIDLPVYARLMGSESEKSKEMLKNTKTKMFDSVEDAINGVVMEVSKRG encoded by the coding sequence ATGCGACTTTTAGAGTATCAGGCAAAGGAGTTGTTTGCCCAGTTCGGCATCAAGACCCCAAAAGGCATCTCCTCAAAAGACATTGCCCAAGCAAGAATCCATGCCAAAGAGTTAGGATTTCCGTTCGTAATCAAGGCCCAAGTTCCAGTAGGCGGACGAGGAAAGGCGGGAGGCATACAGAAATGCCACAATCAGGACGAATTTGAGATAAAATACCCACAGATTTTGGACATGTCAATCAAGGGTGAGAAGACCAGGGCCATTTTGCTAGAAAAGATGGCAGAGTATGAAAAAGAGCTGTATCTGTCACTGTTTTTGAACCGCAGCAAGAGATGTTACACGATAATTGCGTCAGGCGAGGGCGGAGTCGAAATAGAGTCGGTCAAGAATCAGGTAATCCGTGAAGTCGGACTAGGCAATGTAGATGCCAAAGTTGCAGAAGAGGTCGCAAAGCAGATAGGCCTCGAGGGAAAATCAATTCCAGACTTTGTAGACATGCTGCAGAGATTATCAAAATTAACAATCGAGAAGGAGGCGGAGCTTGCAGAGATCAATCCAGTCGCGCTGCTAAAAGACGGCTCACTGATTGCGCTTGACGGCAAGGTAACCACGGATGACAATTCAAACTTTAGACACCCAGAGATGGAAAAGTATCAAGAAAAGACAGAACTCGAGGAGAGAGCAGAGAAAAGCGGTTTCTCACTAGTAGAGCTTGAAGGCAACATCGCAGTGGTTGGAAACGGCGCGGGACTTGTCATGTCCACGCTCGACATGCTTGCAGACAACGGCGGCAAGCCAGCATGCTTTTTGGATGTCGGCGGTGGAGCAACTACAGAGTCGGTGTACGAGGCACTCACGCTAATCAGCAAAATGAAAAAGGTAAAGGCAATACTTGTCAACCTGTACGGTGGAATCGTAAAGACTACTACCGTGGCATCCGCATTCATCAAGGCGTACGACGACAAGCTGATTGACCTTCCGGTGTATGCAAGGCTGATGGGTTCAGAATCAGAAAAGTCAAAAGAGATGCTCAAAAACACAAAGACGAAGATGTTCGACTCAGTAGAGGACGCAATAAACGGCGTCGTAATGGAGGTAAGCAAGCGTGGCTGA
- the ileS gene encoding isoleucine--tRNA ligase produces MQLAKDFDSKKIEGEIRAYLAKTDLRKLIFDSKKLEKIVFIEGPPTMNGTPHAGHLRGRIIKDLWYRYMTLKGHKVVFNAGWDTQGLPVELQAEKELGITGGKTEILKSFGIEKLVNECKRLVLKYNEKWVHVDNLLGMSFNQEDAYWTYKDEFIEREWQFLKKAHETGVLTEGYRVVAYCPSCQTSLSHAEVNQGYDMVQDPSLYYKAKLADEDAYLIVWTTMPFTLITDAMVGLNPDEEYHYVKIENETWVIGQKRLDEFAKEAKIENYQIVKTVKGSEFEGKKYIHPLHDSIPKIRELAKEPTVYVAVAESFVDANTGSGLVHLSPANGEEDYDIARRRNVPIFNPINDEVRFTEDAGRYSGMFVRDADRPIVEDLKAAGGLVRIGRIKHKYPLCWRSHHPIVWLARREFFYMLDRLGDKAIEAAENVEYFFDQPKNRFLGIIKEKHPWCISRERFWGCPLPIWNCKNCGHVERLYSRKEIVEAATDLPDGPNFELHRPWIDRVGIKCKKCQSMMERERFVLDTWHNSGSAPYSSLTDEEYKAGIPAMFLTEGIDQTRGWAYTLLIENVILNNSPVSPFRSFLFQGHVLDKNGNKMSKSVGNVMDAEEMLTKYPVDLIRFYFIWKSSPIEPINFSTDEMMSRPYQILNTLYHIHLYFKQNSEYDKFDNTKTPVSLALQNNLLQAPDRWILSKMQKMIKEIQENNDRCKFHEAARSLEDFVINSLSQIYIPITKAELWDEDNSKGERRSVIYSVLHEVLKTLDTLIHPLCPYTSEYLHLCTFGSNSILLEDWPKVKQEFVDEYLEESFDLMKESVSVSAAARMKAKLKRRWPLVESIICLKKGQKAKIETLKDLLLSQMNVETAKIVELGDKAGLELLAEMQQEGLPAKPIIELERKKIGPKAKQYMGALVAKFSTTPADEIFSNLLNAGSHTFDVGEAKITLDRDDFVVSFDASDGYAFSQRDSLIVFISTARNREMMARGLVKDLARRLQTLRKEKGYNPTDVLDTASVMDLDSEMLDMVKEKSDDLAFLVRVKHVDFTGSGKEYKDDDIDGQKIRISIE; encoded by the coding sequence TTGCAGTTAGCAAAAGATTTTGATTCAAAAAAAATTGAAGGCGAGATACGAGCATACCTTGCAAAAACAGATTTGCGCAAATTGATTTTCGATTCCAAGAAACTTGAAAAGATCGTATTCATCGAAGGTCCTCCCACCATGAACGGTACGCCGCATGCAGGACATTTGCGCGGCAGGATAATCAAGGATCTTTGGTACAGGTACATGACTCTCAAGGGCCACAAGGTCGTGTTCAACGCAGGATGGGATACTCAAGGTCTTCCAGTGGAATTGCAAGCAGAAAAGGAGCTAGGCATTACGGGCGGAAAGACAGAGATTCTCAAATCATTTGGAATTGAAAAGCTGGTGAATGAATGCAAGCGGCTGGTACTAAAATATAACGAGAAGTGGGTCCACGTGGACAACCTTCTTGGCATGTCGTTTAATCAGGAAGACGCGTACTGGACGTACAAGGACGAGTTCATCGAAAGAGAATGGCAGTTTCTAAAGAAGGCGCACGAGACAGGGGTTCTGACCGAGGGGTACAGGGTTGTCGCGTACTGCCCAAGCTGCCAGACTTCGCTAAGTCATGCAGAGGTGAACCAGGGATACGACATGGTGCAGGACCCATCGCTATACTACAAGGCAAAGTTGGCAGACGAGGACGCATACCTTATCGTTTGGACTACAATGCCATTTACGCTGATAACTGATGCAATGGTGGGGCTCAATCCTGACGAGGAGTACCATTACGTCAAAATAGAAAACGAGACTTGGGTAATCGGTCAGAAACGACTTGACGAGTTTGCAAAGGAGGCCAAGATTGAAAACTATCAGATAGTAAAGACCGTCAAGGGTTCCGAATTTGAAGGCAAAAAATACATCCACCCGCTGCACGACTCTATTCCGAAGATACGTGAGCTTGCTAAAGAGCCAACAGTGTACGTCGCAGTAGCAGAGTCGTTTGTTGACGCCAACACGGGAAGCGGTCTGGTGCACCTGTCTCCTGCAAACGGTGAGGAGGATTACGACATTGCAAGAAGGCGAAACGTGCCGATTTTCAATCCGATTAACGACGAGGTGAGATTTACAGAGGACGCAGGTAGATATTCTGGAATGTTCGTCCGCGACGCTGACAGGCCAATAGTTGAGGACCTCAAGGCGGCAGGAGGGTTAGTCAGAATAGGCAGAATCAAGCACAAGTATCCGCTTTGCTGGAGATCACACCACCCAATAGTGTGGCTTGCACGCAGAGAGTTCTTTTACATGTTGGACAGGCTAGGGGACAAGGCAATTGAGGCCGCAGAAAACGTGGAGTACTTTTTTGATCAACCAAAGAACAGGTTTCTTGGAATAATAAAAGAAAAACACCCATGGTGCATATCACGGGAAAGATTCTGGGGATGCCCTCTTCCAATATGGAACTGTAAGAACTGTGGACATGTTGAGAGGCTTTACTCCCGAAAGGAGATCGTGGAGGCTGCAACAGACCTGCCAGACGGCCCGAATTTTGAGCTGCACAGGCCGTGGATCGATAGGGTTGGCATCAAGTGTAAAAAATGCCAATCAATGATGGAGCGAGAAAGGTTTGTCCTTGACACATGGCACAACAGCGGCTCTGCACCATATTCATCGCTTACGGATGAAGAGTACAAGGCAGGCATACCTGCCATGTTTCTCACCGAGGGAATCGACCAGACGCGCGGCTGGGCATACACATTGCTCATCGAGAATGTAATATTGAATAACAGCCCGGTGTCCCCGTTTAGGTCGTTTTTGTTCCAAGGCCATGTGCTTGACAAAAATGGAAACAAGATGAGTAAGAGCGTAGGAAACGTGATGGACGCAGAGGAGATGCTGACAAAGTATCCAGTGGACCTCATCCGATTCTACTTCATATGGAAATCGAGTCCCATCGAGCCGATAAACTTTAGCACCGATGAGATGATGTCAAGGCCGTATCAGATTCTAAACACGCTCTACCACATCCACCTGTACTTTAAGCAGAACAGCGAATACGACAAGTTCGACAACACCAAGACACCAGTATCGCTTGCACTGCAAAACAACCTTTTGCAGGCCCCGGACAGGTGGATCCTATCAAAGATGCAGAAGATGATCAAAGAGATTCAGGAGAACAACGACAGATGCAAGTTCCACGAGGCAGCAAGGTCACTTGAGGACTTTGTGATAAACTCGCTCAGCCAAATATACATCCCGATAACAAAGGCGGAGCTTTGGGATGAGGACAACTCAAAGGGCGAGAGGAGATCCGTCATCTATTCCGTGTTACACGAGGTACTCAAAACTCTCGACACTCTGATTCACCCACTGTGTCCGTACACAAGTGAGTACCTCCACCTATGCACGTTTGGCAGCAACAGCATCCTTCTTGAGGACTGGCCAAAGGTAAAGCAAGAGTTCGTCGACGAATATCTGGAAGAATCGTTTGATCTTATGAAAGAGTCGGTGTCAGTTTCCGCGGCGGCAAGAATGAAGGCGAAGCTGAAACGACGGTGGCCGCTCGTCGAGTCCATAATCTGCCTCAAGAAAGGACAAAAGGCAAAGATAGAGACGCTGAAGGACCTGTTGCTGTCCCAGATGAATGTAGAGACAGCAAAGATAGTGGAGCTTGGAGACAAGGCGGGGTTAGAGTTGCTTGCAGAGATGCAACAGGAAGGACTCCCAGCAAAGCCAATCATAGAGCTTGAAAGAAAGAAGATAGGCCCAAAGGCAAAGCAGTACATGGGTGCACTGGTTGCCAAGTTCTCCACCACGCCTGCAGATGAAATATTCTCGAATCTGCTCAATGCCGGCAGCCACACGTTTGATGTTGGGGAGGCAAAGATAACACTAGACAGAGATGACTTTGTGGTTAGCTTTGACGCAAGTGACGGATATGCTTTTTCTCAGAGGGACTCGCTCATTGTGTTCATCTCAACTGCCAGAAACCGCGAGATGATGGCAAGAGGACTTGTCAAGGATCTCGCCAGAAGATTGCAAACGCTAAGAAAGGAAAAAGGATACAACCCGACAGACGTACTAGACACTGCATCCGTAATGGATCTTGATTCAGAGATGCTCGACATGGTAAAAGAAAAATCAGATGATCTTGCATTTTTGGTGCGGGTGAAGCACGTCGACTTTACTGGAAGCGGCAAGGAATACAAGGACGACGACATCGATGGTCAAAAAATTCGAATCTCAATAGAGTAA
- the purD gene encoding phosphoribosylamine--glycine ligase codes for MVNVLVVGSGGREHALGWKLSKSGRITNVFTAPGNGGTKNNVPIPVEDIDGLAEFAKKNDCFTVVGPEVPLSLGIVDKFQKMGLGIFGPTKAAAQLESSKIWAKQFLKKYGIPTAPFEVFDDAGAARDYVRSLDYDVVVKADGLAAGKGVIVCGDKNEAFEAIDTILVNRSFGSAGSRIIVEKRIDGTEASYIALSDGNVAIPMATSQDHKRIYDDDKGPNTGGMGAYSPTGVITPMLAEQIQHDIIDKTIESMKKEGITFRGFLYAGIMVHDGKPYVLEFNTRMGDPECQPILMRMDSDLFEYLEASSHGTLDMLPPISWKKQSAVCVVLASSGYPDSYQKNEKILGLDKIPESDAMVFHAGTRQENGDILTSGGRVLGVTALGDTLQDAISGAYLAVDKIEWKSKFYRKDIGKKGLRYL; via the coding sequence TTGGTAAACGTTCTAGTCGTAGGTTCTGGCGGACGTGAGCACGCACTTGGCTGGAAGCTTTCAAAATCCGGCCGCATCACAAACGTGTTCACTGCGCCTGGAAACGGGGGAACAAAAAACAACGTTCCGATCCCAGTTGAAGACATTGACGGTCTGGCAGAGTTCGCAAAGAAAAACGACTGCTTTACGGTGGTCGGACCGGAGGTGCCGCTGTCACTTGGAATAGTTGACAAATTTCAGAAAATGGGTCTTGGAATATTTGGCCCTACAAAGGCTGCCGCCCAGCTGGAATCTAGCAAAATCTGGGCAAAGCAGTTTCTCAAGAAATACGGGATTCCAACTGCCCCATTTGAGGTCTTTGATGACGCCGGCGCAGCCCGGGATTATGTTAGGTCCTTGGATTACGACGTGGTAGTCAAGGCGGACGGACTGGCTGCAGGAAAGGGAGTCATTGTATGTGGTGATAAAAACGAGGCATTTGAGGCAATTGACACGATACTGGTAAACCGTTCCTTTGGAAGCGCGGGAAGCAGGATCATAGTTGAAAAAAGAATTGACGGAACCGAGGCATCATACATTGCACTCTCTGATGGAAACGTGGCCATTCCGATGGCGACAAGTCAGGACCACAAGAGAATATATGATGATGACAAGGGCCCAAACACCGGAGGCATGGGTGCGTATTCTCCGACCGGAGTAATCACGCCAATGCTTGCTGAGCAAATACAGCACGATATCATTGACAAGACGATCGAGTCGATGAAAAAGGAAGGAATAACGTTCAGGGGATTTCTATATGCTGGAATAATGGTTCACGACGGCAAGCCCTACGTGCTTGAATTCAATACGAGGATGGGCGATCCTGAGTGCCAACCGATTCTGATGCGAATGGACTCTGATCTCTTTGAATATCTGGAGGCAAGCTCACATGGTACGTTGGATATGTTGCCTCCGATATCCTGGAAAAAACAGAGTGCGGTGTGCGTAGTTCTTGCGTCAAGCGGATACCCTGATTCTTACCAAAAAAATGAGAAGATACTCGGCCTTGACAAAATACCTGAATCGGATGCGATGGTGTTCCATGCAGGAACGCGACAAGAAAATGGCGATATTCTCACAAGCGGAGGGCGGGTACTTGGGGTTACTGCGCTTGGGGATACACTACAGGATGCCATATCTGGGGCATACCTTGCAGTGGACAAGATAGAATGGAAAAGCAAATTTTATCGAAAAGATATAGGCAAAAAGGGACTGCGGTATCTATGA
- a CDS encoding 5-formyltetrahydrofolate cyclo-ligase, with amino-acid sequence MQVLAENNEKSSLRRLLLQKRDILSDDFMTIASRQIRRNLKKIEAYRTAESIACYYSIGSEVKTGSIIQDILTDGKTLSLPRIDGGNMIFCNVKSFDDLEKNELGIMEPKKTCPQVHRFDVVLVPAVAMTKDGRRLGYGMGFYDRFLAKTEAVTIALAYSKLVVRNIPTTDGDISIQWVVTEDDAIKTS; translated from the coding sequence GTGCAAGTTTTGGCGGAAAATAACGAAAAATCAAGCCTTCGCAGGCTTTTGTTGCAAAAACGAGACATACTGTCGGACGACTTTATGACAATTGCAAGCAGGCAGATACGAAGAAACCTCAAGAAAATCGAGGCATATAGGACTGCAGAAAGTATTGCGTGTTACTACTCCATCGGAAGCGAGGTAAAGACAGGTAGCATCATACAAGACATACTGACCGACGGGAAGACGCTATCGCTCCCAAGAATTGACGGCGGCAACATGATCTTTTGTAACGTCAAGAGTTTTGACGACCTAGAAAAAAATGAGCTTGGAATCATGGAGCCAAAGAAGACATGCCCACAGGTACACAGATTTGACGTGGTTCTGGTTCCAGCGGTAGCGATGACAAAGGATGGACGCAGGCTTGGATACGGAATGGGGTTTTACGACAGATTCTTGGCAAAGACGGAAGCCGTGACGATCGCACTTGCATACTCTAAACTTGTTGTAAGAAACATTCCGACGACGGACGGCGACATAAGCATACAGTGGGTTGTCACAGAAGACGACGCGATAAAGACATCATAG
- a CDS encoding bifunctional 5,10-methylenetetrahydrofolate dehydrogenase/5,10-methenyltetrahydrofolate cyclohydrolase: protein MTGIRIDGILVAGTVKERVKMAVDEIKKHGIQPCLATVLVGDNPASATYVRNKQKACADVGILTKDHKLPDTLTQSEMNVLVDSLNKDHEVHGILVQLPLPKQIDEFETTSRISPLKDVDGLTPHNVGLLSMKKAVLKACTPSGIIELLDHYNIDIEGKNVVVINRSNLLGKPLYHLLLERNATVTTCHSKTKDLAGICRQADVVITGVGDRTRFTLTPDMIKDGAVVIDVATARLDGKLVGDCDFEKIIQKASFASPVPGGVGPMTIAMLLKNTVTAASLSASFGGK from the coding sequence TTGACTGGAATCAGAATTGATGGAATCCTTGTTGCAGGTACTGTAAAAGAACGCGTCAAAATGGCAGTGGATGAGATAAAAAAGCATGGAATACAGCCGTGCCTTGCCACGGTACTGGTCGGGGACAACCCGGCATCTGCCACATATGTCAGGAACAAACAAAAGGCATGCGCAGACGTCGGCATACTCACAAAGGATCACAAGCTTCCAGACACACTTACACAATCCGAGATGAATGTTTTGGTGGACTCGCTTAACAAGGATCACGAAGTGCACGGAATCTTGGTTCAGCTGCCGCTACCAAAGCAGATTGACGAATTCGAGACGACGTCCAGAATCTCACCGCTCAAGGACGTGGACGGCCTCACTCCACATAATGTCGGACTATTGTCAATGAAAAAGGCGGTTCTAAAGGCGTGCACCCCGTCAGGAATAATCGAGTTGCTGGATCATTACAACATAGATATCGAGGGAAAAAATGTTGTAGTCATCAACAGAAGCAACCTGCTTGGCAAACCGTTGTACCACCTGTTGCTTGAAAGAAATGCCACTGTCACCACGTGTCACTCAAAGACAAAGGATCTTGCAGGCATCTGCAGGCAGGCAGATGTTGTCATAACAGGTGTAGGGGACAGAACTAGGTTCACACTCACGCCAGACATGATAAAGGACGGAGCAGTAGTAATCGATGTCGCCACTGCCAGGCTTGACGGCAAGCTTGTAGGCGACTGTGATTTTGAGAAGATAATACAAAAGGCATCATTTGCATCACCGGTTCCAGGAGGGGTAGGTCCCATGACGATTGCAATGCTTTTAAAAAACACCGTGACTGCAGCATCGTTGAGTGCAAGTTTTGGCGGAAAATAA